The proteins below come from a single Sorghum bicolor cultivar BTx623 chromosome 4, Sorghum_bicolor_NCBIv3, whole genome shotgun sequence genomic window:
- the LOC8074658 gene encoding probable arabinose 5-phosphate isomerase — protein MTEEPHTVTHPAFPVSVAVSHSHASCSCSLRLPSLPPFALRGRVSPDRNSQETNPARNPPSHRGISSNAPRVPRPSPPMGSLPVPASAECAPQGRATVSASDLAPLFSAQRRHLDHFFDSLDMSQAAAFAQALIDAPGAVFFTGVGKSGIVACKIAQTLASLGFARAGFLAPVDALHGDIGALFPGDVLVLISKSGASDELLALAPCARAKGAYLISLTSAASGAECPLAAACDLNVHLPLQGEVCPFGLAPVTSTAIQMVFGDTVIAAIMEARRLSRDQYASNHPAGKIGKTLIFKVKDVMKKQNELPLCKEGDMIMEQLTELTSKGCGCLLVVDEEHHLIGTFTDGDLRRTLKASGPAIFSLTVGEMCNRNPRTITAEAMAVEAMEKMESPPSPVQFLPVINDNNIVCGIITLHGLVSAGL, from the exons ATGACCGAGGAGCCTCACACAGTCACACATCCGGCATTCCCTGTTTCCGTTGCTGTGTCGCACTCGCACGCCTCGTGCTCGTGCTCCCTCCGCCTTCCTTCCCTTCCACCGTTTGCTCTGCGTGGCCGCGTCTCCCCAGATCGCAATTCGCAAGAAACGAACCCCGCCCGCAACCCACCCTCTCACCGCGGCATTTCCTCGAACGCCCCGCGCGTGCCGCGCCCCTCGCCGCCCATGGGCTCCCTCCCGGTGCCAGCCTCGGCGGAATGCGCCCCGCAGGGGCGCGCCACGGTGTCGGCGTCGGACCTGGCGCCGCTCTTCTCCGCGCAGCGCCGGCACCTGGACCACTTCTTCGACAGCCTCGACATGTCGCAGGCGGCGGCGTTCGCGCAGGCGCTGATCGACGCGCCGGGCGCCGTCTTCTTCACGGGCGTCGGCAAGTCGGGCATCGTGGCGTGCAAGATCGCGCAGACGCTGGCGTCGCTGGGCTTCGCGAGGGCGGGGTTCCTGGCCCCCGTCGACGCGCTCCACGGCGACATCGGCGCGCTCTTCCCCGGGGACGTCCTCGTGCTCATCTCCAAGTCCGGAGCCTCCGACGAGCTGCTCGCGCTCGCGCCCTGCGCGCGCGCCAAGGGCGCCTACCTCATCTCGCTCACCTCCGCGGCCTCGGGGGCTGAATGCCCGCTCGCCGCGGCCTGCGACCTCAACGTCCACCTGCCGCTGCAGGGAGAGGTGTGCCCCTTCGGCCTCGCGCCCGTCACCTCCACCGCCATCCAGATGGTGTTTGGGGACACCGTCATCGCCGCCATCATGGAGGCAAGGCGACTCTCCAGGGACCAGTACGCCTCCAACCATCCCGCTGGCAAGATCGGCAAGACCCTCATCTTCAAG GTTAAGGATGTTATGAAGAAACAGAATGAACTTCCTCTGTGCAAGGAGGGAGATATGATAATGGAGCAACTCACTGAGCTCACCAGTAAAGGTTGTGGTTGTTTGCTTGTGGTTGATGAAGAGCATCATTTGATTGGGACCTTCACTGATGGTGATCTCCGGCGGACATTGAAGGCAAGCGGGCCAGCTATCTTCAGTCTCACAGTTGGAGAGATGTGCAACAG GAATCCAAGAACAATAACTGCGGAGGCAATGGCAGTTGAAGCCATGGAGAAGATGGAGTCACCTCCTTCACCTGTACAGTTCTTGCCTGTTATCAACGATAACAACATCGTGTGTGGGATCATCACATTGCATGGATTGGTCTCTGCCGGATTGTAG
- the LOC8074657 gene encoding receptor kinase-like protein Xa21: MVVLLIKPPLSKLAFFLICLATFVAQTSLAAHGAMAPHRPHAPNSDQLALMSFKSLVTSDPSRALASSWGNMSVPMCRWRGVACGLRGHRRGHVVSLDLPELNLTGTITPALGNLTYLRRLNLSSNGFQGILPPELGNIHDLETLQITYNSLSGQIPPSLSNCSHLIEISLDDNNFHGGVPSELGSLHHLQILSLGKNRLTGTIPPTIASLVNLKKLVLRYNNMTGEIPAEVGSLANLNVLNLGANQFSGTIPSSLGNLSALMVLYAFKNQFEGSIPPLQHLSSLRVLGLGGNKLQGTIPSWLGNLSSLGYLDLQQNGLVGQIPESLGNLEMLTTLSLSLNNLSGPIPSSLGNLYALTQLALPYNELEGPLPPLMFNNLSSLELLTVEYNHLNGTLPPNIGSNLPKLKYFLVSDNEFQGMLPSSLCNASMLQVIETVENFLSGTIPECLGAKQTSLSAVTIAQNQFQATNDADWSFVASLTNCSNLVVLDVNSNNLHGMLPNSIGNLSTQLEFLNIGNNNITGTITEGIGNLVNLQTLSMPQNFLIGAIPASIGNLNKLSELSLYDNALSGPLPVTLGNLTQLTRLLLGRNAISGPIPSTLSHCPLEVLDLSHNNLSGPTPKELFSISTLSRFINISHNSLSGSLPSEVGSLENLNGLDLSYNMISGDIPSSIGGCQSLEFLNLSGNVLQGTIPPSLGNLKGLVGLDLSRNNLSGTIPEILARLTGLSILDLTFNKLQGGVPSDGVFLNATKILITGNDGLCGGIPQLGLPPCTTQTTKKPHRKLVITVSVCSAFACVTLVFALFALQQRRRQKTKSHQQSSALSEKYMRVSYAELVNATNGFASENLIGAGSFGSVYKGTMRSNDEQIVIAVKVLNLMQRGASQSFVAECETLRCARHRNLVKILTICSSIDFKGHDFKALVYEFLPNGNLDQWLHKHIIEDGEPKALDLTARLNAAIDVASSLDYLHQHKPTPIVHCDLKPSNVLLDSSMVARVGDFGLARFLHQDIGTSSGWASMRGSIGYAAPEYGLGNEVSTHGDVYSYGILLLEMFTGKRPTDNEFGEAMELRKYVEMALPDRVSIIMDQQLQMKTEDGEPATSNSKLTISCITSILQVGISCSEEMPTDRVSIGDALKELQAIRDKFEKLLCSEETSSSH; encoded by the exons ATGGTGGTGCTCCTCATCAAGCCTCCCTTGAGCAAGCTCGCCTTCTTCCTCATTTGCCTTGCCACATTCGTGGCACAGACCTCACTGGCAGCTCATGGAGCAATGGCCCCTCACCGGCCTCACGCCCCCAACTCCGACCAGCTCGCGCTCATGTCATTCAAGTCACTCGTGACGAGTGACCCGTCGCGCGCCCTGGCGTCGTCATGGGGCAACATGTCCGTTCCCATGTGCCGGTGGCGCGGCGTGGCGTGCGGCTTGAGGGGACACCGGCGGGGCCATGTGGTTTCTCTGGACCTCCCTGAGCTCAACCTGACTGGCACCATCACCCCTGCGCTGGGAAACCTCACTTACTTGAGGCGACTCAATCTTTCATCGAATGGCTTCCAAGGGATCCTGCCTCCAGAGCTCGGTAACATCCATGACCTTGAGACTCTGCAAATTACCTACAACTCTCTCTCTGGGCAGATTCCACCGTCACTTTCAAACTGTAGCCACCTGATAGAGATTTCCCTCGATGACAACAATTTCCATGGGGGAGTACCCAGTGAGTTAGGCTCCTTGCATCATCTTCAGATACTTAGTCTTGGCAAAAATAGACTTACAGGAACAATCCCTCCTACCATCGCAAGCCTTGTAAATCTGAAGAAACTAGTCCTAAGATATAACAACATGACAGGAGAAATCCCAGCTGAGGTAGGCAGCCTTGCCAACCTCAACGTGCTGAACCTAGGTGCAAATCAGTTCTCAGGAACGATCCCCAGTTCACTAGGGAACCTCTCAGCGTTGATGGTTCTTTATGCTTTCAAAAATCAGTTTGAAGGAAGCATTCCACCACTACAACACCTCTCGTCTCTTAGAGTTCTTGGATTGGGCGGGAACAAACTCCAAGGAACCATCCCTTCTTGGTTAGGCAACCTCTCTTCATTAGGATACCTAGATCTTCAGCAAAATGGTCTAGTTGGTCAGATCCCAGAATCATTAGGAAATCTTGAGATGCTTACAACACTTTCTCTCTCACTAAACAATCTTTCAGGCCCCATACCTAGTTCGCTAGGCAACCTCTATGCCCTCACTCAACTTGCTCTACCGTATAATGAGTTGGAAGGCCCTTTGCCCCCTTTAATGTTCAATAATCTTTCCTCCCTCGAACTTCTAACTGTAGAATACAACCACCTGAATGGGACTCTACCACCTAATATCGGAAGCAACCTTCCGAAATTAAAGTATTTTCTCGTATCAGACAATGAATTTCAGGGCATGCTCCCGTCATCCCTTTGCAACGCCTCCATGCTTCAAGTTATTGAAACAGTAGAAAACTTTCTGTCCGGAACGATTCCAGAATGCTTGGGAGCTAAACAAACGAGCCTGTCTGCAGTCACAATTGCACAAAATCAGTTTCAAGCAACAAACGATGCTGATTGGAGCTTTGTGGCTAGTCTGACAAACTGTAGCAACTTAGTTGTACTTGATGTTAACTCGAATAATCTCCATGGCATGCTGCCAAATTCAATAGGTAATCTCTCAACACAGCTGGAGTTTCTCAACATTGGAAACAACAATATAACTGGAACAATAACAGAAGGAATCGGTAACCTCGTCAACTTGCAAACACTTTCCATGCCTCAGAACTTTCTCATAGGtgctattccagcatctatcgGCAACCTGAATAAGTTGTCCGAATTATCTCTGTACGATAATGCTTTGTCTGGACCCTTGCCGGTAACTCTTGGCAATCTTACACAGCTAACTAGACTTCTCCTCGGTAGAAATGCTATAAGTGGACCTATACCATCTACTCTCAGCCATTGTCCTTTAGAAGTATTGGATCTTTCTCACAACAATCTTTCTGGTCCGACACCTAAAGAACTCTTTTCCATATCAACCTTGTCGCGTTTCATCAACATTTCACATAATTCCTTATCTGGGTCTTTGCCATCAGAAGTTGGAAGTCTAGAAAATCTGAACGGACTTGATTTATCTTATAATATGATTTCTGGTGATATTCCATCCTCCATTGGTGGGTGTCAAAGCCTAGAATTTCTCAACTTATCAGGAAACGTCCTTCAGGGCACAATTCCACCTTCACTAGGAAATCTAAAGGGCCTCGTAGGGCTTGATCTTTCTCGCAATAATTTGTCAGGGACCATTCCTGAGATCCTTGCCAGACTAACTGGCCTTTCTATATTGGATCTCACATTCAATAAACTCCAAGGTGGAGTTCCAAGTGATGGGGTATTTCTCAATGCAACAAAGATCTTAATCACCGGGAATGATGGCCTTTGTGGCGGTATCCCTCAACTTGGATTGCCACCCTGCACCACCCAGACTACCAAGAAACCACATCGAAAACTTGTCATAACAGTCTCTGTATGCAGTGCATTTGCTTGTGTCACGTTAGTATTTGCATTGTTTGCACTCCAACAAAGGCGCCGCCAGAAGACAAAATCACATCAACAAAGTTCGGCCTTGAGTGAGAAATACATGAGGGTCTCTTATGCAGAATTGGttaatgcaacaaatggttttGCATCCGAGAACCTCATCGGAGCTGGGAGCTTTGGATCAGTTTACAAAGGAACAATGAGAAGCAACGACGAGCAAATAGTGATCGCTGTTAAGGTTCTCAACCTCATGCAGCGTGGTGCATCTCAAAGTTTTGTTGCTGAATGCGAGACTTTAAGATGTGCTCGACATCGGAACCTTGTAAAGATATTGACTATCTGTTCAAGCATTGATTTTAAGGGCCATGACTTCAAGGCCCTCGTGTATGAGTTTCTACCGAATGGAAATTTGGACCAATGGCTGCACAAACATATCATCGAAGATGGTGAACCAAAGGCACTAGATCTGACTGCAAGATTAAATGCTGCAATTGACGTGGCATCCTCACTTGATTACCTTCACCAACATAAGCCAACGCCGATTGTTCACTGTGATCTTAAACCAAGTAATGTTCTCCTGGACAGTTCGATGGTTGCTCGTGTGGGTGATTTTGGGCTTGCGAGGTTTCTACATCAAGATATAGGTACTTCAAGTGGATGGGCATCAATGAGAGGATCAATTGGGTATGCAGCTCCAG AGTACGGACTGGGCAATGAAGTATCCACCCACGGTGATGTCTACAGCTATGGCATACTATTGCTGGAAATGTTTACTGGGAAAAGACCAACAGACAACGAATTTGGTGAAGCCATGGAGCTCCGCAAGTATGTTGAAATGGCACTACCAGACAGAGTGAGTATTATCATGGACCAACAGCTACAAATGAAGACAGAAGATGGCGAACCAGCCACTTCAAACTCCAAGCTGACAATTTCTTGCATCACTTCAATTCTGCAAGTTGGGATTTCCTGTTCGGAGGAGATGCCCACAGATCGCGTgtctattggagatgctctgaaAGAGTTGCAAGCGATTAGAGATAAGTTTGAGAAGCTCCTCTGCAGTGAGGAAACATCATCATCCCACTGA
- the LOC8074659 gene encoding single-stranded DNA-binding protein WHY2, mitochondrial, whose protein sequence is MLRLSRFLPSASRRGFDLKESLLSGSLTFQQAVSTSAANIDDNLSSKKYASYTVFKGKAALSIQPILPSFSKLESGGSRVSRNGSIMLTFFPAVGPRKYDFTKKQLFALSPTEVGSLISLGPAESCEFFHDPSMKSSNEGMVKKSLSITPLGSDSGYFVNITVVNSVEKTNDRLSVPITKAEFAVMRTTLSFALPHIMGWDQALTNHHPSPPAISKPRVERPHPDSEWER, encoded by the exons ATGCTGCGGCTCTCCCGCTTCCTCCCCTCCGCCTCCAG GAGAGGTTTTGATCTAAAAGAATCTCTTTTGAGTGGTTCACTGACATTCCAACAAGCTGTTTCAACTTCAGCAGCAAATATTGATG ATAACTTGTCTAGCAAAAAGTATGCAAGCTATACTGTGTTCAAGGGAAAGGCTGCACTTTCTATACAACCTATACTGCCAAGTTTCAGCAAATTAGAA TCCGGTGGATCTCGAGTGAGCAGAAATGGATCAATCATGTTGACCTTCTTTCCTGCTGTTGGACCAAGGAAGTATGACTTTACAAAGAAACAG CTCTTTGCTCTGTCACCAACCGAGGTTGGAAGCTTGATAAGTCTTGGGCCTGCTGAATCCTGTGAATTTTTCCATGACCCATCCATGAAATCAAG TAATGAAGGAATGGTGAAAAAATCGCTGTCGATCACTCCACTTGGCAGTGACAGTGGATACTTTGTTAATATAA CTGTTGTGAACAGCGTGGAGAAGACTAATGATCGTCTTTCAGTCCCTATCACAAAAGCTGAGTTTGCTGTGATGCGCACAACTCTGAGT TTTGCATTGCCGCACATCATGGGTTGGGATCAGGCTTTAACCAATCACCACCCATCTCCTCCAGCTATCAGCAAGCCCAGGGTAGAGCGTCCACACCCGGATTCTGAATGGGAAAGGTGA
- the LOC8076085 gene encoding T-complex protein 1 subunit eta, which produces MASMMQPQIILLKEGTDTSQGRAQVVSNINACTAVGDTVRTTLGPRGMDKLIHDDKGGVTISNDGATIMRLLDIVHPAAKILVDIAKSQDSEVGDGTTTVVLLAAEFLKEAKPYIEDGVHPHSLIRSYRTAGNMAIQRVKELAVSIEGKSLEEKKTLLAKCAATTLSSKLIGGEKEFFASMVVDAVLAIGNDDRLNLIGIKKVPGGTMRDSFLVNGVAFKKTFSYAGFEQQPKKFLNPKILLLNIELELKSEKENAEIRLSDPLQYQSIVDAEWNIIYDKLDKCVKSGAKIVLSRLAIGDLATQYFADRDIFCAGRVTEEDLQRVAAATGGTVQTSVNNVIDEVLGSCEVFEEKQVGNERFNIFSGCPSGQTATIVLRGGADQFIEEAERSLHDAIMIVRRALKNSTVVPGGGAIDMEISKYLRQHARTIAGKSQFFVNSFAKALEVIPRQLCDNAGFDATDVLNKLRQKHASGEGANYGVDINTGGIADSFANFVWEPAVVKINAINAATEASCLILSVDETVKNPKSESAQGEAAAGAMAGRGGGAMRGRGGRGMRRR; this is translated from the exons ATGGCGTCGATGATG CAACCGCAGATCATCCTGCTCAAGGAGGGCACGGACACGTCGCAGGGGCGCGCGCAGGTGGTGAGCAACATCAACGCGTGCACGGCGGTGGGCGACACCGTGCGGACCACGCTGGGGCCCCGGGGGATGGACAAGCTCATCCACGACGACAAGGGCGGAGTCACCATCTCCAACGACGGCGCAACCATCATGCGCCTCCTCGACATCGTGCACCCCGCCGCCAAGATCCTTGTCGACATCGCCAAGTCACAGGACTCCGAG GTTGGTGATGGGACAACTACTGTGGTGCTTCTAGCTGCAGAATTCTTAAAGGAAGCAAAACCTTATATTGAGGATGGGGTGCACCCCCACAGTCTAATTCGCAGCTATAGaactgcaggcaatatg GCAATCCAAAGGGTTAAAGAGCTAGCAGTTAGCATAGAAGGAAAAAGCCTTGAAGAGAAGAAAACATTGCTAGCCAAGTGTGCTGCTACAACACTCTCTTCAAAACTTATAGGCGGTGAAAAAGAATTCTTTGCTTCTATGGTTGTGGATGCTGTCCTTGCCATTGGCAATGATGACAGGCTTAATCTTATCGGGATTAAGAAG GTTCCTGGAGGTACCATGAGAGATTCTTTTCTGGTGAATGGTGTTGCGTTCAAGAAGACATTTTCGTATGCTGGATTTGAGCAACAACCAAAGAAGTTCCTGAACCCGAAGATTCTTTTGTTAAACATTGAACTAGAATTGAAATCTGAGAAGGAAAATGCAGAGATCAG GTTATCTGACCCTCTGCAATACCAATCAATTGTTGATGCTGAATGGAACATTATTTATGATAAACTGGATAAATGTGTGAAAAGTGGAGCAAAGATAGTTCTGTCTCGGCTAGCTATTGGTGATCTTGCAACACAG TATTTCGCAGATCGAGACATTTTCTGCGCCGGCCGTGTCACTGAAGAAGATTTGCAACGTGTTGCTGCAGCAACTGGTGGAACTGTTCAAACTTCTGTAAATAATGTCATCGATGAG GTACTTGGTTCCTGTGAGGTATTCGAGGAAAAGCAAGTAGGTAATGAAAGGTTCAACATATTTAGTGGCTGCCCTTCTGGTCAGACAGCAACTATTGTGCTCCGTGGTGGTGCAGACCAG TTCATTGAGGAAGCTGAACGGAGTCTCCATGATGCCATCATGATTGTGAGGAGAGCACTTAAGAACTCAACAGTTGTGCCGGGTGGCGGTGCTATTGAT ATGGAAATAAGCAAGTATCTCAGGCAGCATGCACGGACAATTGCTGGGAAGTCTCAGTTCTTTGTAAATTCGTTTGCTAAAGCCCTCGAG GTCATTCCTCGTCAACTTTGTGATAATGCTGGATTTGATGCTACTGACGTTCTCAATAAGCTCAGGCAGAAACATGCATCTG GTGAAGGTGCTAATTATGGTGTAGACATCAACACTGGCGGAATTGCTGATTCCTTTGCTAACTTTGTGTGGGAACCTGCTGTTGTAAAG ATCAATGCTATAAATGCTGCAACTGAAGCATCCTGCCTTATTCTTAGCGTTGACGAAACAGTGAAAAACCCAAAG TCCGAAAGCGCACAAGGTGAGGCAGCAGCTGGCGCAATGGCTGGTCGTGGTGGTGGGGCAATGCGTGGACGTGGTGGCAGGGGCATGCGCAGGCGATGA
- the LOC8076084 gene encoding EH domain-containing protein 1 — protein sequence MEIARAAAGVACSKEHQRIYAEWFALADPDGDGRVTGADATSFFGMSALSRADLKQVWAIADSKRQGYLGFAEFVTAMQLVSLAQAGNEITEDSLKREDLSTLDPPVMEGVDGLLARSKAVVKRIHPDDNGTAQVQAPSMYHWFGSKAAQKVQMPLTAVTSVIDGLKRLYVEKLKPLEVAYRYNDFASPLLTNSDFDAKPMVMLLGQYSTGKTTFIKHLLKTSYPGAHVGPEPTTDRFVVVMSGSDGRTIPGNTIAVQADMPFTGLTTFGGAFLSKFECSQMPHPLLEHITFVDTPGVLSGEKQRTQRSYDFTGVTSWFAAKCDLILLLFDPHKLDISDEFKRVISSLRGHDDKIRVVLNKADQVDTQQLMRVYGALMWSLGKVLNTPEVVRVYIGSFNDKPVNDSAVGPIGKDLFEREQDDLLCDLKDIPKKACDRRVNEFVKRARAAKIHAYIIGHLKKEMPAMMGKAKAQQRLIDNLGEEFAKVQREYHLPAGDFPDVEHFKQVLGGYSIDKFEKLKPKMVQAVDDMLAHDIPELLKNFRNPYE from the exons ATGGAGATCGCGCGAGCGGCTGCTGGCGTGGCCTGCTCCAAGGAGCACCAGAGGATCTACGCCGAGTGGTTCGCCCTCGCAGACCCAG ATGGCGATGGCCGCGTCACGGGCGCCGATGCCACCAGCTTCTTCGGAATGTCCGCGCTCTCACGCGCCGATCTCAAGCAG GTATGGGCGATCGCGGATTCCAAGCGGCAGGGGTACCTCGGATTCGCCGAGTTCGTCACAGCAATGCAG CTCGTGTCTCTGGCCCAAGCAGGGAACGAGATCACAGAGGACAGTCTGAAACGTGAAG ACCTGAGCACCTTGGATCCGCCTGTGATGGAAGGTGTCGATGGACTACTGGCT AGATCCAAGGCTGTTGTGAAGAGAATTCACCCAGATGACAATG GCACCGCTCAGGTCCAAGCACCTTCCATGTATCACTGGTTTGGTTCAAAAGCAGCACAGAAG GTGCAGATGCCTCTGACTGCTGTTACCTCTGTAATTGATGGCTTGAAAAGACTATATGTTGAAAAACTGAAGCCATTGGAAGTCGCTTACAGATACAATGATTTTGCTTCCCCATTATTG ACAAACAGTGATTTTGATGCAAAGCCAATGGTTATGCTCTTGGGTCAGTATTCAACAGGGAAAACAACATTCATTAAGCATCTGCTGAAGACAAGCTACCCAG GAGCTCACGTCGGACCAGAGCCAACCACTGATAGATTCGTAGTTGTCATG TCAGGATCTGATGGAAGGACCATTCCAGGCAATACTATTGCTGTTCAAGCCGACATGCCATTCACTGGTCTTACAACATTTGGGGGAGCATTTCTGTCAAAGTTTGAATGCTCTCAGATGCCACATCCG CTTCTAGAGCATATCACCTTTGTGGACACTCCTGGTGTCCTCTCTGGGGAAAAGCAACGGACGCAACGTAGCTATGATTTCACTGGTGTAACCTCATGGTTTGCTGCTAAGTGTGACCTTATTCTTCTTCTGTTTGACCCTCACAAGCTTGATATAAGTGATGAGTTCAAACGTGTCATTTCATCCTTACGTGGTCATGATGACAAAATACGCGTAGTGTTGAACAAGGCTGACCAAGTGGACACACAGCAG CTTATGAGAGTATACGGTGCATTGATGTGGTCTCTTGGGAAAGTGCTAAATACTCCTGAGGTTGTGCGTGTGTATATCGG GTCCTTCAACGATAAGCCAGTGAATGATTCAGCTGTTGGACCAATTGGAAAAGACTTGTTTGAGAGGGAGCAAGATGACCTACTGTGTGACCTGAAAGACATTCCTAAGAAAGCTTGTGATCGACGG GTCAATGAGTTTGTTAAGCGTGCTCGAGCTGCCAAGATCCATGCTTACATAATTGGCCATCTGAAGAAGGAGATGCCTGCAATGATGGGAAAAGCTAAGGCTCAGCAGCGACTCATAGACAACTTAGGGGAGGAGTTTGCCAAG GTGCAGAGGGAATACCATCTCCCCGCCGGAGACTTCCCCGACGTGGAGCACTTCAAACAGGTGCTGGGTGGGTACAGCATCGA